The following is a genomic window from Thioclava electrotropha.
CGCTGCGTGAGGATGACGACGACTGGAGCCAGGCAGGTTCGCTCGTGCGGGACGTGATGGACGACGCGGCGCGCGAGCGTCTCGTGAACAACGTCACCGGTCACCTCTGCGACGGTGTGAGCGAGAAGATTTTGCAGCGTGCGTTCGAGTACTGGCGCAACATCGACGGCGATATCGGCGCGCGCATCGAGAAAGCGGTCCGCGACAAGCTGGGCGGTGAATCGAAAGCGCCGGGCATGGCCTCGGCCAAGAGCATCGGCGGCTGACCTGATCGTTAGACATGCCACCAAAGGAAAAGGCGGGGCCGCGGCTCCGCCTTTTTGCTATCCGCTTAGCTTAGAGAGGCGTCACTCCTCGCCATCGACATAGAGCGCGACGACATCCTCCTCCAACACGCCGCCGATCGCTTCGAAGGCTTCGCCTGCGTCGCGGAACTCGGACAGGGTCAGATCGGGGAACACGAAATACTTCCCGGCGACGTTTTCCTTTTGCGCCCCAAAGACGATCCGCTTGATCCCGGAGAACCGCGCCGCCGAGAGGCACATCTCGCAGGGCTGCAGGGTCGTCAGCAGCACGCAGCCCGCGAGCGACGGATCGTCCTGCGCCCGTGTCGCCTTCGCGATCGCCACGATCTCGGCATGGCGGGTCGGGTCGCAGTTCAGATGCACCTCATTCTCCCCCTCGGCGATGATCTCCCCGTCGCGCAGGATCGCGGCGGCGATCCCCGCCTTGCCCGGCTCCTGTGCGGCCTCTTTCGCTTTGGCGATCAAGCGGGCCATCGCCTCGCGTTCGGTCGGCGTGGGGTGCTCGGGCATGGATGCGATCCTTTCGGCGGTCTGAGAAAGAGGGGCGGGCGCGGCGGGCGCGCAGGGACGAACGCCCACGGCTGCGCGCTGTTCCCCGCTTGCGGTTGCGACCAATCCCACACGCGCGCCGGTTTTTTCGGGAACCCATGTCGACATTCGGCGTTGGACGAGACTTACAGGTGACCGAAAGGCGCGCCGCGAAGCTGCTGCGTCTTCGTGGGGTCCAAGTCTCCACGGGGCGAATCGGGTGGTGGTTTCAGGTGCGGTCACGTGTCCGGAAGCCAAAATCCGGCCTCTCCCCCGTGTGAGGCTGTCCTCGCGCTCCCTCGCGCCTGCGTGACCTGCAAGGGCTTCGCGGGGTTTCAAGAGGTAACATCCGTTCAGATGACCTTGAGGTGAGGGCGTCTGTCGGCAACTCCCTGCTGAGCTCTCGGCATTTGGCTGCCGGTTCCATCGATGGAACCGCGTGCGGCCCTTTTGTTCGTCCCCGAAATTTCGAATTTGCGCCCTTCGACACGCATTCGAAGGGACATCTATCATGGCAAAGGCAACAGGACTGCTCCGTCGCGAGTTTCTCCTGGGCGCGGCGGGCGCCCTCGCAACCCCCTACATCGTCACCCCGGCACAGGCAGGCCAGACGGACGAGCGTCGCCTGCGCTTCCACAATCCGCATACCAACGAGAATTTCGACGCGGTCTATTTCGCGAAGGGGCAGTATGACGACGACGCGATGCGCGAGTTCTACCGGATCGCCCGCGATTGGCGTCAGGAAAAAGAGGTGAAGATCGACAACCGCACGGTCAACATCGCCTACAACATGCAGAACATGCTCGAGCAGAGCACGCCGCTGATGCTGGTGTCGGGCTATCGCACGCCCAAGACGAACCGTCTCGTGCATGGCGCGACGCATAGCTACCACATGCGGGGCGAGGCGCTCGATCTGACGCATCCGCATGTCTCGACCAGCACGCTGCACAAAGTGGCTCTGCGCATCCGTGGCGGCGGTGTCGGCTACTATCCGAGCGAGCATTTCGTGCATGTCGATTGCGGCCCGGTCCGCACCTGGCGCGGCTGAACGCAGACCTTCGAAAGACCATCGGCGCGGCGCGCGGTTTCCCTGCCTTCACGGGATCGAAACGAGGGCAGGGCGCCGCGCCGCGCTGACGCGCCGGCACCCCCGGCGGTTCCATCT
Proteins encoded in this region:
- a CDS encoding nucleoside deaminase encodes the protein MPEHPTPTEREAMARLIAKAKEAAQEPGKAGIAAAILRDGEIIAEGENEVHLNCDPTRHAEIVAIAKATRAQDDPSLAGCVLLTTLQPCEMCLSAARFSGIKRIVFGAQKENVAGKYFVFPDLTLSEFRDAGEAFEAIGGVLEEDVVALYVDGEE
- a CDS encoding YcbK family protein, coding for MAKATGLLRREFLLGAAGALATPYIVTPAQAGQTDERRLRFHNPHTNENFDAVYFAKGQYDDDAMREFYRIARDWRQEKEVKIDNRTVNIAYNMQNMLEQSTPLMLVSGYRTPKTNRLVHGATHSYHMRGEALDLTHPHVSTSTLHKVALRIRGGGVGYYPSEHFVHVDCGPVRTWRG